The following DNA comes from Merismopedia glauca CCAP 1448/3.
AAAGAATTTAAAGCTTGTATTGATGAGTTTTGCAAAGATGCTTTTTGGCATGGTACTTACTACATAGCTTCTTGTGGTGGGATGACTATTGAAGAACTAAAAGATTATGTGGAGAAACACACTCATATCTCGATCCATGCAGAATTAAATTGATGGGCATTGCTGATTTGAAGTATGGATTGTTGATTGTTGATTGTTGATTGGGTTTTCTTTCGCCCCGATCTCTCACTATTCCGAATTGGGGTGTCAACCTAGTTCATACCTTGATTCAGCAACGCCAATTGATGATAGACGAGGTAAAAACTGATAGGAAAATTAAGTAGAGATGCTGATTCCCCAAATAGAAACCGAACGTCTCAGATTGCGAGGGTTTGCAGAAACCGACCTAGATGCTTATGCTGAAATGTGTGGCGATCGCGAAGTCATGCGCTACATTGGCGGTCAACCGCTATCACGAGCCGAAGCATGGCGTAATATGGCAATGATTGTGGGACACTGGTTCTTACTGGGTTATGGACTTTGGGCTGTAGAAGAACGTAGTAGCGGCGAAATGATTGGTAGAATAGGGTGTTGGCAGCCAGAAGGATGGCCAGGACTAGAAGTTGGTTGGACGTTGCGTCGTGCTTATTGGGGGCGTGGATATGCCACAGAAGCAGCTAAAGCCTCAATAGACTATGGGTTTAAAAACTTGGAACCATCTCAAATCATCAGCTTGATAGATCCTAAAAATCTGGCATCTCAACGAGTTGCTGAAAGGTTAGGGGCAAAAATTATCAAAACTACGCCACTATTTGACCGCGAAGTCTTGGTTTATGCCATTAATCGAGAAAATTGGCAGTTATAGCAGTATGTATTCAAGTTAAGACATGACTTAAAACTGAAACCTTGACTAATTAAGTCTTTCCCTCCTGCCTCCTGCCTCCTGCCTTCTGCTAT
Coding sequences within:
- a CDS encoding GNAT family N-acetyltransferase produces the protein MLIPQIETERLRLRGFAETDLDAYAEMCGDREVMRYIGGQPLSRAEAWRNMAMIVGHWFLLGYGLWAVEERSSGEMIGRIGCWQPEGWPGLEVGWTLRRAYWGRGYATEAAKASIDYGFKNLEPSQIISLIDPKNLASQRVAERLGAKIIKTTPLFDREVLVYAINRENWQL